Within the Pieris napi chromosome 10, ilPieNapi1.2, whole genome shotgun sequence genome, the region ttaaatgatcctaattcTTGGGATtgattgctccagttcaaacaatttgtatgacaatacttggcgattaaaaagagtggcggaaagtttcttgccagttcttcttacccgctctacgcccttgacttgcgaactggtagttaatgtaaatttacaatgcATGTGcgcggtgaaggaaaacatcgtgagacaaccgacatgtcttagacccaaaaagtcgacggcgtgtgtcaggcactgaaggctgatcacctacttgcctattagatttaaaaatgatcatgaaacagattcagaaatctgaggccaagacctaaagagttTGTAGctccactgatttttttttaacaattttaactaCTTACGACTggtattttagaaatatatacacAGGCTTTTATTTTTCGGTTCTAATGAGCGACTCGTtccaaaaaagtatttaaaattgttttctacTTTACAGCTAAGGGCCGAATGGGCATTGGCATGGAATCGGGCTACTACGAAGAGTCTAtgagtagtagtagtagtagcaGTAGTGGTAGTAGTGTCAAAGGCGGTGGTGGTTACATGGCTGCTGGAGCTGGAGGAGAAAACTTGGTGCAAATTAAACCGCAACGTGTTAAACTACAGTTACGTATGAGTAagtgtaaaaattaatacataacataataaaacattataaaaataattaatgccACGGGCGGGCTTATCGCTCCGAAATAGCTCCACCGATTTTCGTggaattttgtgtgcatatcggTTAAGTCTGCAAATCAGACtacatctatttttttattttatttgacaaaaaaagtgtatttacattatacaaaaatacatacaacccttaattttcacccctctacgatccatctctattttttgttatagtagatagttttatttattgaactaaaaaaatgtttcctagaaataatatacatagcaaaacaacgtttcagctagtattacatatatacgtataataattattgtccTTACTTGACAAGTCTCGCGCAGTTAGGTCATTAGTGTCCATGTCAATGTGGTAGATAATACAAGGTCATTATCATTATGATAATACTATTTTGGTTTTTGACTTGAATTGttcatatagaaaatataattattttagatgaATTACGGACTGAGTTATATATAATGTCACAATCTGCAGGCCTGGTTCTCAGTTCAgccgttttttttatatatttttgtagtgaaacttctttatcggggttggaaaaaaatttaccgtcacattatttattattcgacacttaatactttaatgacaattaaattcattaaattcctaatatatcttcctttttccgaCCCTCTAAGTAttggaaatctaaacttttagatttgtataaatatgaacaacacttcaagattagtttgccactgaagtttcacttctgacatgtgtactttgtacacacacacttttttattttattgattgatCAGTCGATTAGATACTTGTCGTAGATTATTGCGCTTTTAAGACATATTGCCATAGTGCATTATCGTGCTTCAAACGCCTCCTACACAAGTTAGATTAAACTTacctcaaaatttaatttcttacttttttaattatattatttccttTCAGACCAAATGCAAAAGATGTCTTTCTCGTACGCCCAGGCGCAAGATTATCCAGTAGATTTGTACTACCTCATGGACTTGAGTAGGTCGATGAAAAACGATAAAGAAAAGCTCAGTACTTTGGGTAGTTTGTTGTCAAGTACCATGAGAAATATTACATCAAACTTTAGGATTGGATTTGGGTCTTTCGTGGATAAACTCGTGATGCCATATGTGTCTACTGTACCGAAGAAGTGAGTTTGGCTAATTGTATAAACTATTGTCTCTTTTTAAAGCATATTGACTGAATGGAACAGCAATATTTTAAGTTgttcttaatataattaagtaactATATTGCTGCATTCGCTATGCTACGTCAGTCTAAAgacttaaaaacttaaaacttatGTAAAGTCCGAAATAGATTTCTTTTcacaaagaaaaatatcacttttaaattataaattcctACCTATCAAATATaactataactttttattttaactccAGTTGTAggctaaattaaatatatgtaatttgtattctcttaaataatcatttataacaCACTAGTACAAAacaagagaaaaataaaattaaatcaatcaaTGGGCGGTTTTACTGTTAAAAGCAGTTTCTTCAGACTGACTAAATACAACATAGTATTTAGTCAGTTAGtcatagtattaataaaaatatatttatgtattttcagCCCTcactaaaaactttttaatttttgttacaaacCAATCTATGTATTTTAGTTTGATTTCACCGTGCGATGGCTGCGCTGCGCCTTATGGATACAAAAATCAAATGTCGCTCAGCAATGATACAGACTTCTTTGACGTAAGTTACCCTTTGCTTTGCTAACAATGCTCATTGTTAATATGATTATGTGAAGTATGCTATTTGATATTTGATTTtctaaatgatcctaatccttgggattgtttgctccagttcaataagtgtacttggttacctatatgaaatataaaaaaaaaacaaagtaaatctttcgtctctttctctTAAATTGTCTTAATGATGAAAGAGATACGAATACCACTTGACTGATATGTTTGGGTTTCTGATTTGTTCATAATACACCCATGGTGCACcaatcatttttatatgcaataaattaaaatgttaatggTAATTTGGGTGATTTCGCTGAAAATCCAATACATCTTCAAGTAATACAAATTGTGTAGGGTCACAGAAAATGtatacacaatattttatagaaagcAGTAGCCCAAGCTGACGTGTCAGGAAACCTGGATGCTCCCGAAGGTGGCTTCGATGCCATAATGCAGGCCGTGGTCTGCAAACAGGAGATCGGCTGGAGGGAACACGCAAGGAAACTGCTCGTCTTCTCAACTGACGCCGGGTTCCATTACGCGGGAGATGGAAAGGTTCgttttctgtatatttttgtattagcaCGCCTTGTTATAAGGcgttagaaattaaaaaactttactttaaaattattccctTTGACTAGGTATCTATGTTACTCTTGTCTCAAAAACGACTGACCTATTTTGATGAATAAAAGTACTCCCAAACATGGAATGCTTAGAGATTTGTATATCATctttatattactttatacACGATAATtgatttcataaataattaggAGTTTCTCTTATATAGGTCGCTAAAAATTATCATATCATTGGTGTTTTAGTCTGTGTATTACCGCTGCAATGGTATATTAGATACTGAGATTCAATCAAATCAATTGTCAATCAAGTCAATTGCTAAATTATCtgtctatttataatatggtaCTAGGAACGTAAGAAGGACTTTAGAAGGAAATTACCATggatttaagaaatgtatcgTCTGGCTTTAAATGTaagtgaattaaaataaaaaagtacccTTGAaggtaggttcaatccccggctgtgcaccgacTTTCTGTGCACGCATcgcactcgctcgtacggtgaaggaaaacatcgtgaggaaatgtTCATGTCTCAAAACCAAAAATCGGTGTCATGTGTCAgacaaaatatgaaataaaaaagatcaAAGGATGTAATCTGAGACCATTTAGGGTTGTCTTGTTTGCCTTGATAGGAAACTTTCACACTATTTTGAATGATTTGTTTTCCAGTTGGGTGGTATTGTTCAACCAAATGATGGGGAGTGCCATATGGAAGACAACTCGTACACACACTCTACAGTGCAAGATTATCCAAGCATTTCGCAAATTAACCTTAAGGTTagttaattcattatttatttatttccaacacacaaatatatgtatttacaatattcttaacctacatagtaataataataataattaaaaattaataaatagaaataacaaattttaatgtttgaaACTTAAAGCTTTAAtttaagcttttataaattgaaGACATAATTTGCTCTCTATAGTTTCTTATCAGTTTTGACAAGCCTTAAAACGAAattcaaatgtttatttaaatactcagaaataataatcttaatgAACCAGTGACCCATATGACGGTTTAAGGGAAAATGCTTATAAATTCTgctaaatgttaaatgttgaccgtgacataaatattaaagtaatcagAAATACATGAATACTTCAAGAATTTATaggaaatatgtttaaataattatatgactCATATTATGATTTCATATTAATCGTTTTCTTGTGAATTTGTTTTGAGAGTCATTGATatacacccaaaaagtcgacggcgtgtgtcaggcaatggaggcagatcacctacttgactattagattgacaattcatgaaactgatacagaaatctgaggcacagacctaaaaaggttgcagcgccactgatttatttattttttaagccgtctttaaagaatttattgaggccacaaaatacatatatgtaccaAGAGCTTGTTCATTCTGTGCGTACGTGTATACGTGCACGTACGTAAACACGTACGAGACTTGTATCCCTATTTCGTAAACAATCTAGGGCCACAAATAAAAAACGggaaaatatcttaataactAAGACTACAGAACTACGAAATAAGCGTCTAATAACAACCGttgcttataaaaatatataataatttttgttataggTGAAAGAGCATGCTATCAACGTAATATTTGCGGTAACGGCTGAGCAGATTAATGTGTATGAGCAGTTGAGCAGACATATTGAGGGCTCCAGCAGTGGAATACTTAGTGATGATTCGGATAACGTTGTGGACTTGGTCCGGGAACAGTATAATGTGAgtagaaataattttcatagctaagtgaatttttaataattaatgttaattaaatttaaattaatgaaataatttttttaccgaGATTCGAATTCTACTAAGACCACTAAGTCACATAATACGCTAATGTACCAAACCACAAGACAACAGTTATGACGGCTTTATAAGCGATGTCTTCCAGACAAACAGTCTTATgggagaatttaaaaaaatttatatatgtgcttttttatacaacgatacgatgcgcgcgcacaccgtcacaaaaaaccgacaccctgaagttagcatagtcaacattttaaaatagaaaaagtgcatttctttatttatgtagaaatattttttgtgatatttaaataaactttatttaactaaataatgcgttataataaaactttcaatgtattaaataccttttttctattgttagtgtgaataaggcgaaagatttttatcttgttacgccaaagaagtataactgacgcgtgtacataagtacacacacatatttatttttaatattatttgacaaTGATTATCATAGAACAAGTATATTTACTATTTCTAGTAAGAAAGCACTTAAATTGCAAAAACTAGAATTTGTATAGTATTTTCTGTATGAGATGAGCGTAAATAAATagtggaaatatttttacagaaaattaCGTCGACAGTAGAAATGAAGGACACGTCAAGTGACGCAGTGCAGATTATGTATTATTCATCATGTTTGGGGAGCAAAGATAAGCTCGTACAGACTAATAAGTGTGAGGGACTAAAGGTAAGTTGTTTTTCATATTaccggggggcaaacgggcaggagtctCATGGCGTTGTATGTGCTTTTTAGTGTTTTGtattaatagaatattttctatatattttgcatttctataatttgtgaaacttctttaggcgcatgaggttaattttttacgaaaacgtcacgaagacgtgcagcgtttttgtcgaagaaaagggagagagcgattgaaaGAGAGAGAGGGGCgcattaccttatagaaattctatttttaaaatttcttaaagacaatttatgaaatattagtattttatattttatgaaaaataattgattgaaatctcaaattacgaattgtaaattaaactgCCACGTATTTTTagtatcgaagaaataaattaaatttataatttgtatacatttttgacacttgatattttaattatatttaaaattctaacatATGTTCCTTTTTcactccctctaagtctcggaaatctaaagttttagatttgtatcaATATGAactagacttaaaaattagttggttgaagaagtttcatttctgacatgtgtactttgtacgcacgcacttttttttctcaataatTTGAGTTCAAGAGCATCCTCAAAGGCCGGAAGTACACCCGTAGACTCGTTTTCTTCCTTatcttgaattttttttaataattatgtaaggGTATTGATTtggaagttaaaaaaatataaacctaacaaaataattaataaagaatatatttctatagtttgtactattattgtaaagttttgcatatttgtaacaaataaactcaaaaactagcTAGTTTTAAGTATTTGGGTTAAAACGTGTTTTAATCCGATATATGATAAAACATTCTagctaaataattttttttttctgtagcAATGCTTATATTACTATTacattaaacatttcttttattagGTAGGAGACGTGGTCGAATTCTCAGCCGAAATTACCCTAAAGGAGTGCCCCAAGGACCCGAGCAAGTGGCGACAGACATTCACGATATATCCTGTGGGTGTTTCTGAGAGTCTCACTGTGGAACTTGACATGCTCTGTGACTGTCCCTGCGAGCACCCGGGACATCatgtaagtaataataataaaaaaaccggCATATACATACCTGTCAATATTGATTAGtttcaagtcaagtcaagtcaaatcatttatttcaattagaccatctaaaatggcacttttgaaagtcaaaaaaaaatataaagaagattctagttgccccttccaaaaggtagtttcgtgtggagaagaatgggcaagaaactccacacttactcttttaaaataggtttacaatattttgttacatttgttaaataattatatgtgaagacaatgtactcttagaataaactactatactaaaaaagttagaatacatgttcctcacatatttacaaatatcgaaaccgtagaatattaacattaaagagtaataaaaatatttaaaaaacaacaaaacagtgtgtgagatacaaaaaaaaaaaattacatttgtagcattataaattaaaaataataataataatatatacctactataCTACTATAATAGTTACCTATTATAAAGAAATGCATGGATAGCCTTTTCTAATAAAGTACTGAAGTAAactgtaaagtactggaaagtcgaaaataatattaacaataacgcgtaattcaatccctgGCCCTCCCCCCCCTCCAAAATtggttacgtaatacttgaacgttgcctactattaaataaatactacttacagtaataatgttataatcgATAcagattaaaacaaataagacAATTATGTCGATATAACTTAGTTTCTAGAAATTTgtggatatacatacatacttacgAATGCGCACGTGCACGTTGGAAACCTTAATCCATCATTAtagtcaaatattatttatttgtgaatCCTTTTTGTGAAGTCTGTTCTAAAACATTTCAGGCCTACAATGACAGTCCGCTAGTGTGCAGCGGTCAAGGCATATCTGCTTGTGGTGTCTGCGTGTGCCATCCAGGACGTTTTGGCAAGAGCTGTGAATGTTCAGCTCACAGCGGAGTATCCTTGGAACAGGAGAGAGGATGTCGTCCGACGAACGCAACGTCTGGACCACTTTGCTCCAACCGGGGAACCTGTATCTGTGGTGTCTGCGAGTGTAATAAGATGGATGATATGCTTAAGGTGAGATCGTACTTTattgagttaaaaaaaatcagtggcgctacaacctctataggtcttggcctcagatttctaaatctgtttcatgatcatttttaaatcgaataggcaagaaggtgatcagcctccagtgcctgacacacgccgtcgacttttttggtctaagacatgtcggttgtctcacgatgttttccttcaccgttcgagctaatgttaaatgcgcacatataaacaaagtccattgctgcaaagccgggatcgaacctacgacctcaggtatgagagtcgcacgctgaagccactacgccaacactgcaatgtaaataaaacttgtaaATTATACAAACAAGTTTCCTCAAGATTTGAGtgattaaaatcattttgacGAGAACTATTCCATTAGGATATTGGACTGTTGCCATATTAATACCACCCATAACATATATACCAatgtatatgtcgcagccaactagcttaattagccgttcaattaacagcctagccgcTTAACTAGCGGCCATAAAGATATTCAGCCATagcgtttgttacaacatttaagaAACTGGCTGAtagagttattattatatgaaataaaaaagatgaaacatatcacataaaaaatctttcttttaaaattaaattgcttgaGTCAATTTCACGTTATTATTGTCACTACACTCTTCCATTGAACTTGTTGTATTTCATGAAACTGTGATAAACACCATCAAAGTTGTGGTTTCCCGACGCCATAATGACAGTTTGAAAAGTTTTGTTTCGAGTTTGAGAGTGGCAAAAagtggaattaaatttaaattaacagtcaacAGACTAGGCAAATAATGAAACGTCATCGATCCAAGTaatttgcctagctgtttgatcaactggctgaacatcattcaggccgctagttaaacagctaggctgttaattgaacggctaattaagctagttggctgcgacttATTACAAAATCCCGCTATGGAACTACTgtgatacatttatttattaaaacttcgttacattacaaataaaacaagtaacataaattatcaGTGATGCTgctggccttatcgctaacaagcgatctcttccatcCTCTTCTCAACCCTAGCAAGGAAAGAAAACTAATTACTGTGGGTAAAATGCAGTAATTGCATAaccaaattaacaaaaataaatatactaaaaacgTACTGTTCAAGAATTAAAATCatacaaaagaataagaaaatactTGGATAGGATATGATTAAGAAGTGTTTTTGTAGAAGACTTAAAATATCTATGCAAACgtgatacaaaaataaataaattgtaatttaattgtaatttcagGTGATATCGGGTCCATTCTGCGAATGCGATAACTTCACGTGTGATATGAATCATGGCGAGATTTGTTCCGGTCCGTCCCATGGCGAGTGTGTCTGTGGCAAGTGCAACTGTAAGCCAGAATACACAGGTCCTGCCTGTCAGTGCCTTAAGGATCAGAGCGCCTGTATCTCACCAGGTAAATGTTTTGTGCTTTATTAGCCACTTGGGGAATTTGTCTGCCCATTGACATTGACAAGTTCGACATTGACATTGATATGTTCGC harbors:
- the LOC125053013 gene encoding integrin beta-PS codes for the protein MTTRTILVWVCLLAVCYGQRAEHLLAQNPCSSKTTCSDCARTATCAWCFAPEFNGPRCFNPAMEGGTAGCDEAYIFNPDNQQSIDPMYNRELTRAKGRMGIGMESGYYEESMSSSSSSSSGSSVKGGGGYMAAGAGGENLVQIKPQRVKLQLRMNQMQKMSFSYAQAQDYPVDLYYLMDLSRSMKNDKEKLSTLGSLLSSTMRNITSNFRIGFGSFVDKLVMPYVSTVPKNLISPCDGCAAPYGYKNQMSLSNDTDFFDKAVAQADVSGNLDAPEGGFDAIMQAVVCKQEIGWREHARKLLVFSTDAGFHYAGDGKLGGIVQPNDGECHMEDNSYTHSTVQDYPSISQINLKVKEHAINVIFAVTAEQINVYEQLSRHIEGSSSGILSDDSDNVVDLVREQYNKITSTVEMKDTSSDAVQIMYYSSCLGSKDKLVQTNKCEGLKVGDVVEFSAEITLKECPKDPSKWRQTFTIYPVGVSESLTVELDMLCDCPCEHPGHHAYNDSPLVCSGQGISACGVCVCHPGRFGKSCECSAHSGVSLEQERGCRPTNATSGPLCSNRGTCICGVCECNKMDDMLKVISGPFCECDNFTCDMNHGEICSGPSHGECVCGKCNCKPEYTGPACQCLKDQSACISPENGKICSGNGKCVCGQCVCSVDDDRHYTGKFCDNCPTCPGRCEDFKHCVLCEVHKRGPLYNPDQPGRDCGECALYPEVVEGKIEANETLNEHLCSFYDDEDCLYVYVYSYNDTRTVHIRAQKEHECPRKVFILGIVLGVIAAIVLVGLALLMLWKMVTTIHDRREFARFEKERMMAKWDTGENPIYKQATSTFKNPTYAGK